In Synechococcus sp. HK05, one DNA window encodes the following:
- the trpB gene encoding tryptophan synthase subunit beta — MTSSVPQVDHAALELAARPNSLGRYGQFGGQYVPETLIPALAELEQAAAEAWKDPAFTERLNHLLRTYVGRPNPLYEAERLSEHYRRPEGGPRIWLKREDLNHTGAHKINNALGQALLALRMGKKRIIAETGAGQHGVATATVCARFGLECVVYMGAEDMRRQALNVFRMRLLGATVQPVTAGTATLKDATSEAIRDWVTNVESTHYILGSVAGPHPFPMLVRDFHAVIGEETKRQCHEAFGRNPDVLVACVGGGSNAMGLFHPFVQDTDVRLVGVEAAGDGVATGRHAATITEGRVGVLHGAMSLLLQDSEGQVQEAHSISAGLDYPGVGPEHSYLKTIGRAEYGAVTDAEALDALQLLCRLEGIIPALETAHAFAWLDKLCPTLAPGTEVVLNLSGRGDKDVNTVADKLGSALGG; from the coding sequence GTGACCAGCAGCGTTCCCCAGGTTGACCACGCAGCCCTGGAGCTTGCCGCCAGGCCCAACAGCCTCGGGCGCTATGGCCAGTTCGGTGGTCAGTACGTTCCGGAAACGTTGATCCCTGCCCTGGCAGAGCTGGAGCAGGCTGCTGCTGAGGCCTGGAAGGATCCGGCCTTTACCGAGCGGCTCAACCATCTGCTGCGCACCTATGTGGGGCGCCCCAATCCGCTGTATGAGGCCGAGCGGCTCAGCGAGCACTACCGGCGGCCCGAGGGCGGCCCGCGCATCTGGCTGAAGCGCGAAGACCTCAACCACACCGGCGCCCACAAGATCAACAACGCCCTCGGTCAGGCGCTGCTCGCCCTGCGCATGGGCAAGAAGCGGATCATTGCCGAAACCGGCGCTGGTCAGCACGGCGTGGCCACCGCCACTGTTTGTGCCCGCTTCGGCCTGGAGTGCGTCGTGTACATGGGCGCAGAAGACATGCGCCGCCAGGCGCTGAATGTGTTCCGCATGCGCCTGCTGGGGGCCACGGTGCAGCCCGTCACCGCCGGTACCGCCACCCTCAAGGACGCCACCAGCGAAGCGATCCGCGACTGGGTGACCAACGTGGAGAGCACCCACTACATCCTCGGTTCGGTGGCCGGCCCGCACCCGTTCCCGATGCTGGTGCGCGACTTCCACGCTGTGATCGGCGAGGAAACCAAACGCCAGTGCCATGAAGCCTTCGGCCGCAACCCCGATGTGCTGGTGGCCTGCGTGGGCGGTGGCTCCAATGCCATGGGCCTGTTCCATCCCTTCGTGCAGGACACCGATGTGCGCCTGGTGGGTGTGGAAGCCGCCGGCGATGGTGTGGCCACTGGCCGCCATGCCGCCACGATCACCGAGGGCCGCGTGGGTGTACTGCACGGCGCCATGAGCCTGCTGCTCCAGGACAGCGAAGGCCAGGTGCAGGAAGCCCACTCGATCAGCGCCGGCCTCGATTACCCCGGCGTTGGCCCTGAGCACAGCTACCTCAAAACCATCGGCCGGGCTGAATACGGCGCCGTCACCGATGCGGAAGCCCTGGATGCGCTGCAGCTTCTGTGTCGCCTGGAGGGGATCATCCCCGCCCTGGAAACGGCTCACGCCTTCGCCTGGCTCGACAAGCTCTGCCCCACCCTTGCTCCCGGCACGGAGGTGGTGCTCAATCTCTCCGGCCGTGGCGACAAGGATGTGAACACCGTGGCCGACAAGCTGGGCAGCGCCCTCGGCGGCTAA
- a CDS encoding AI-2E family transporter, with amino-acid sequence MLERLVLPLWLRLSLALPLLTLNLWVLRQLLLPLAPFPALFLAAALIAFLLDLPTRWLADRGLPRLLAVLLVVGLGLGLLVLSALWLLPRLIEQLGELINALPSWLVEGEIWLDRLESWAADRNLPTEFTDLSSTLFARASQLASQLSQRVLGILGATVGITVNTVIVVVLAVFLLLGGERIVAGLARWLPDGVRDLVIGTLNRTFRGYFAGQVLLAVILSVLQIVVFTLLAIPYGVLFAVAIGFTTLVPYASALTIVLVSVLLALDDPRTGLEVLAAAISVGQVVDQVIQPRLMGSIVGLQPAWLLVSLPVGARIGSLMGFGDLLGLLLAVPVASCIKTFFDAWRPQQPAPLSPAGE; translated from the coding sequence ATGCTTGAGCGCCTGGTGCTGCCGCTCTGGCTGCGCCTCAGCCTGGCCCTGCCGCTGCTCACCCTCAACCTCTGGGTGCTGCGGCAGCTGCTGTTGCCGCTGGCTCCCTTTCCGGCACTGTTCCTGGCGGCGGCCTTGATTGCTTTTTTGCTGGATCTCCCCACCCGCTGGCTCGCAGATCGGGGGCTACCTCGGCTGCTGGCGGTGTTGCTGGTGGTGGGGCTGGGCCTTGGGCTGCTCGTGCTCTCCGCACTCTGGTTGCTGCCGCGGCTGATCGAGCAGCTGGGTGAGCTGATCAATGCACTGCCCTCCTGGCTGGTGGAGGGTGAGATCTGGCTCGATCGCCTCGAGAGCTGGGCCGCCGATCGCAACCTGCCCACCGAATTCACCGATCTCAGCAGCACCTTGTTTGCCCGGGCCAGTCAGCTGGCCAGCCAACTCAGCCAGCGGGTGCTGGGGATCCTGGGGGCCACGGTGGGGATCACCGTGAACACCGTGATCGTGGTGGTGCTGGCGGTGTTTCTGCTGCTGGGCGGCGAGCGGATCGTGGCGGGCCTGGCCCGTTGGTTGCCCGATGGCGTGCGCGATCTCGTGATCGGCACGCTCAACCGCACCTTCCGCGGCTATTTCGCCGGCCAGGTGTTGCTGGCGGTGATCCTGAGCGTGCTCCAGATCGTGGTGTTCACGCTGCTGGCGATTCCCTATGGCGTGCTGTTTGCCGTGGCGATCGGCTTCACCACGCTGGTGCCCTACGCCAGTGCGCTCACGATCGTGCTGGTGAGTGTATTGCTCGCCCTCGACGATCCCCGCACCGGTTTAGAGGTGTTGGCAGCTGCCATCAGCGTGGGCCAGGTGGTGGATCAGGTGATCCAGCCGCGCCTCATGGGCAGCATCGTGGGGCTCCAGCCCGCCTGGCTGCTGGTGTCGCTGCCGGTGGGTGCGCGCATCGGCAGCCTGATGGGCTTCGGTGATCTGCTGGGACTGCTGCTGGCGGTGCCGGTGGCCAGCTGCATCAAAACGTTTTTCGACGCTTGGCGACCCCAGCAGCCCGCTCCGCTCAGCCCTGCTGGGGAATAA
- a CDS encoding translation initiation factor — protein MAKGGWQEFSRPESLQRGAPASEPTAKNQQRVRVQRTKAGKGGKMVTAITGLEAPDSELKALLKQLKAAAGTGGTVKDGVIELQGDQVAPALAALEKAGYRPKQAGG, from the coding sequence ATGGCCAAGGGCGGCTGGCAGGAATTCAGCAGACCAGAGAGCCTCCAGCGCGGTGCACCAGCCTCGGAGCCCACAGCCAAGAACCAGCAACGGGTGCGGGTGCAGCGCACCAAGGCGGGCAAGGGCGGAAAGATGGTGACGGCGATCACCGGCCTGGAAGCCCCCGACAGCGAGCTCAAGGCCCTGCTCAAACAGCTGAAGGCAGCGGCAGGAACCGGCGGCACCGTGAAGGATGGGGTGATCGAACTGCAGGGCGACCAGGTGGCCCCAGCCCTGGCGGCCCTGGAGAAGGCGGGCTATCGCCCGAAGCAGGCCGGGGGCTGA
- the cysC gene encoding adenylyl-sulfate kinase produces the protein MTATPTYGELTNQGASTNIAWHHASVDRAARAEQRGHRSAILWFTGLSGSGKSTLANAVNQALFERGLACYVLDGDNIRHGLCKDLGFSDADREENIRRIGEVSKLFLDAGVVVLTAFVSPFKADRDRARALVAAGDFVEIHCAADLAVCEQRDTKGLYAKARAGEIKEFTGISSPYEAPENPELRVDTGSQTLEQSVEQVLAHLSAQGVIPQQG, from the coding sequence ATGACCGCAACCCCCACCTACGGCGAGCTCACCAATCAGGGGGCTTCCACCAACATCGCCTGGCACCACGCCTCGGTGGATCGGGCGGCACGGGCGGAGCAGCGCGGCCACCGAAGCGCCATCCTCTGGTTCACCGGCCTGAGCGGCTCGGGCAAGAGCACCCTGGCCAACGCCGTGAACCAGGCCCTGTTCGAGCGCGGCCTGGCCTGCTACGTGCTCGATGGCGACAACATCCGCCACGGCCTCTGCAAAGACCTGGGCTTCTCCGATGCCGACCGCGAAGAGAACATCCGCCGCATCGGTGAGGTGAGCAAGCTCTTCCTCGATGCCGGCGTGGTGGTGCTCACCGCCTTCGTGTCGCCGTTCAAGGCCGATCGCGACCGCGCCCGTGCCCTGGTGGCCGCTGGTGATTTCGTGGAGATCCACTGCGCCGCTGATCTGGCCGTGTGCGAGCAGCGCGACACCAAGGGCCTCTACGCCAAGGCCCGCGCTGGCGAGATCAAGGAATTCACCGGCATCTCCAGCCCCTATGAGGCTCCCGAGAACCCCGAGCTGCGGGTGGACACCGGCAGCCAGACCCTCGAGCAGAGCGTGGAGCAGGTGCTGGCCCACCTGAGCGCCCAGGGCGTTATTCCCCAGCAGGGCTGA
- a CDS encoding oxidoreductase, whose amino-acid sequence MSTGWPQRPLLRVLLVAVVPALIVYVLALLLSAAAGIRTQLVIRDLAQSCDTALGVGFLSNVGYLLWISAAAIALFGALSGVVDVRGRVRQLLLCGGGFSLLLCLDDMFLLHDRYIGSSFLYSLYAIFALLILFRFRAQVQALGGGSFLLAVVLLGLSVITDQLQELIPIDYATLQLFEEGAKFLGIAAWLAFWWQATAGAGKLKA is encoded by the coding sequence ATGTCTACGGGTTGGCCTCAACGGCCTCTGCTTCGGGTGCTGCTGGTGGCTGTGGTGCCGGCGCTGATCGTTTACGTGCTGGCCCTGCTGCTCAGTGCTGCGGCCGGCATTCGCACGCAGCTGGTGATCCGCGATCTGGCCCAGAGCTGCGACACCGCTTTGGGTGTGGGCTTCCTCTCCAATGTGGGCTATCTGCTTTGGATCTCCGCGGCGGCGATCGCACTCTTTGGTGCCCTGTCTGGTGTGGTGGATGTGCGGGGCCGGGTGCGGCAGCTGCTGCTATGTGGCGGCGGGTTTTCGCTGCTGCTCTGCCTCGACGACATGTTCCTGCTGCACGATCGCTACATCGGCAGCAGCTTTCTGTACAGTCTGTACGCAATTTTCGCGCTGCTCATTCTCTTTCGCTTCCGCGCCCAGGTGCAGGCCCTTGGTGGGGGCTCGTTCCTGCTGGCTGTGGTGTTGCTGGGTCTCTCGGTGATCACCGATCAGCTGCAGGAGCTGATTCCCATCGATTACGCCACCCTGCAGCTCTTTGAGGAAGGTGCGAAGTTCCTGGGGATTGCCGCCTGGCTGGCCTTCTGGTGGCAGGCCACCGCGGGCGCCGGCAAGCTGAAGGCCTGA
- the purE gene encoding 5-(carboxyamino)imidazole ribonucleotide mutase, with protein sequence MPEQSAPLVAVVMGSDSDLPTMQPAVEMLQSFGVATEVRVLSAHRTPLEMVAFAQQAAGRGFKVIIAGAGGAAHLPGMVASLTTLPVIGVPVQTRALSGVDSLHSIVQMPAGIPVATVAIGNGANAGLLAAQILATADVALAERVAAYRQGLHDQVVAKDARLLELGSSAYLQQMP encoded by the coding sequence ATGCCTGAACAGTCAGCCCCGCTCGTGGCCGTGGTGATGGGCAGCGACTCCGATCTGCCCACGATGCAGCCGGCGGTGGAGATGCTGCAGAGCTTTGGAGTGGCCACCGAGGTGCGAGTGCTTTCGGCTCACCGCACGCCCCTGGAGATGGTGGCCTTTGCCCAGCAGGCCGCCGGCCGCGGCTTCAAGGTGATCATCGCCGGCGCCGGCGGTGCCGCTCACCTGCCCGGGATGGTGGCCTCCCTCACCACGCTGCCGGTGATCGGTGTGCCGGTGCAGACCCGCGCCCTCTCCGGCGTGGATTCGCTGCATTCGATCGTGCAGATGCCGGCGGGGATTCCCGTGGCCACGGTGGCCATCGGCAATGGCGCCAATGCCGGCCTGCTGGCGGCCCAGATCCTGGCCACCGCCGATGTCGCCCTGGCCGAGCGGGTGGCGGCCTACCGGCAGGGCCTGCACGACCAGGTGGTGGCCAAAGATGCCCGCCTGCTCGAGCTGGGCAGCAGCGCCTACCTCCAGCAGATGCCCTGA
- a CDS encoding ChaN family lipoprotein, translating into MQGRGWAGAVLLGSLLWGRPALAVPAPLPLDCQAALAAAQRQQQELQQQAKTLAVLLLGEIHTSVEDHAWQLGTLERLSSERQLTLALEMIPAARQPVLDRFNRGELDVAGLLREVDWPAVWGHDPNLYLPLLHWARLRRVPLLALNAEPALVRRVRQQGLAATPAAERGGIGDPSPASPAYRQRLEASWRGHQAMGIAAGRETDLQGFIDSQLLRDRAMAEELAAAHRRNPTSLLVALIGVGHLEGDDGVPSQLNNLGLKRQLSLRRPALPDGCAPAPQGARLGVYLESDASGVWVRQVAAGSAAAAAGLKPGDRIVALNGRLVQRAGEVIRGVRLHPDGQPLVLTVERRGHRLELKLQLPPSSDPRLAARDNSANA; encoded by the coding sequence ATGCAAGGCCGCGGCTGGGCTGGTGCTGTTCTGCTGGGCTCGCTGTTGTGGGGTCGGCCCGCCCTGGCAGTGCCGGCACCGCTGCCGCTGGATTGCCAGGCCGCCCTGGCCGCCGCCCAGCGCCAGCAGCAGGAGCTGCAACAGCAAGCCAAAACGCTGGCGGTGCTCTTGCTCGGGGAGATCCACACGAGCGTGGAGGACCACGCCTGGCAGCTCGGCACCCTGGAACGCCTGAGCAGTGAGCGCCAGCTGACCCTCGCCCTGGAGATGATTCCAGCGGCACGCCAACCGGTGCTGGATCGCTTCAACCGCGGCGAGCTCGATGTGGCAGGCCTGCTGCGCGAGGTGGATTGGCCCGCGGTGTGGGGGCACGACCCAAACCTGTATCTGCCGCTCTTGCACTGGGCCCGGCTGCGGCGGGTACCCCTGCTGGCCCTTAATGCCGAACCGGCCCTGGTGCGGCGGGTGCGCCAGCAGGGTCTGGCGGCCACACCGGCAGCTGAACGCGGCGGCATCGGAGACCCGAGCCCCGCCAGCCCGGCCTACCGCCAGCGCCTGGAGGCCAGCTGGCGTGGGCACCAGGCCATGGGGATTGCTGCAGGCCGCGAGACAGATCTGCAGGGCTTCATTGACAGCCAACTGCTGCGTGATCGGGCCATGGCGGAAGAACTCGCAGCAGCACACCGGCGCAACCCCACATCCCTACTAGTGGCCTTGATCGGCGTGGGGCATCTCGAGGGTGACGACGGTGTGCCAAGCCAGCTCAACAACCTGGGCTTGAAGCGGCAATTGAGCCTGCGCCGGCCGGCCCTTCCCGATGGCTGCGCGCCCGCCCCACAAGGGGCCCGCCTGGGGGTCTACCTCGAAAGCGATGCCAGCGGCGTGTGGGTGCGGCAGGTGGCAGCGGGCTCGGCAGCGGCCGCCGCCGGCCTCAAACCCGGCGATCGGATCGTGGCGCTGAATGGCCGCCTGGTGCAGCGAGCCGGCGAGGTGATCCGCGGCGTGCGCCTCCATCCCGATGGGCAGCCACTGGTGCTCACGGTGGAACGCCGCGGCCATCGGTTGGAGCTGAAGCTTCAGCTGCCGCCCTCCAGCGATCCGCGCCTCGCCGCCAGGGACAATAGCGCCAACGCCTGA